CACTTTACAAATAAACCATTATCTGTGTTGAGGAAATTACTTCATCTCAGGCTTTTTAGAGATAAAGTAGCCCAACCCAGGCATCGCTCAAAAATCATCGAAAAATCAAGTGGAAATGCCTGAAATCCACACCGCATATTTAGCAGCTTCTGTCAATATATAAATCCTAACAGATTGTCAACGTCGAAAACCATACTCAAGAGTAAAGAACTGTGGATTCAATTTAGCTAGGGGTTCCCTCAGTTTTACCAATTCTTTTTCTGGGCCATGTATTTCCAAACGAGTCAAATCAGCAATCTTTAGGGCTTCTTCCAATAAAGAACCCACATGATCGAGATGAGTTAGCACTCCCTCAGCATCTTCATAGCCTTCACGGCAGTGAACTTGGTCTTTGTCAAAACTGAATCCATAATAGAGGCACTTAGGCTCCTCATTTGCTTTTGTGACGAATTGCTGGCATAGATCCTTAAAAAGGTCTAGTTTGCCACTATGAACTTTAAAGTAGGGGACAATTGTACAGCACTTGTCTTGAGTTGACATAAATATCTTGTGATTGTTGACACAGTAATTTATTTAAAATTATATCTATAGGACTACTATTTGATTTAGGACTTACGCACAAGTCACGGAAGAATGAACCACGTAAAGCCTTCGGCATAGCTTCGCTTATGGCGCTAGCGTCTCCCTTTGGGAGAAGGACACGTTCGCGTTAGCGTCTCCCCTTGGGAGAAGGAAAGAGGGTTTGAGAGATATTTTGCGTAAGTCCTGTGATTTCTGAACGCACCCGACAATTACCCAATTGCAAAACTCTATTCGCGTTAGGATACTTAAGAAAAAGTTGCTAATAAACCAGAAGTTGACTTATGAGCAAAATTGAACAAGCTCAAGCTGAGTATGAAACTTTTCCTCAAACTGTTGAGAGTGTAATCATTAGCACGGTTAATCAAGCAGGCATACCCAATACTGGTTACACTCCTTTTGTGATGGATGATGCTAAAAATATCTATATCTACGTTAGTGGTTTAGCAATTCACACTCAAAATATCCATATCAATCCTCGTGTGAGTGTCTTATTTATTGAGGATGAATCTAAGTGTTACCAAATTTTTGCCCGTCGTCGGTTGAGTTTTGATTGTACAGCGACTTTGATAGAGCGAGAAACTGAGACCTGGAATCAAATTGTCGCTCAATTTAAAGCCCGTTTTGGTGAACTGATTGAAGTATTTCGGGGTTTACCAGACTTTCGGATTTTCCGCTTAACTCCTAGCGCTGGTCGTTTTGTGATTGGTTTCGGGACAGCTTATGAGATTAGTGGTGAACAACTGGATAAACTGGTTCATATTACAGGCAAATAAATAATTTAATTTATGCTTCAGTTTCAACCTCCCGGCTTTGGGCATAAAGTTATTCATACATCTCTAGGGGCTATGGTTTACTATACCCAAACCACTACGCCTTGGTTAAATGCTGAGACGGAAGATTTACCTCCTCTGTTATTTCTCCATAATTTTGGCGGTGGGGCTTCTGCGTTTGAATGGTCTAAGGTTTACCCGGCTTTTGCAGCTACTCACCGCATATTAGCACCAGATTTAATTGGTTGGGGTGAATCTGCTCATCCAGTGCGAGACTATCAAATTAGGGATTATTTGCATACTATTCAGGAGTTTATCACCCAAACTTGCCGCCAACCAGTCACGGTAGTGGCTTCTTCTTTAACAGCTGCTTTCGCTATCCGTCTGGCTATTAACCATCCTGATTTATTTCACAGCTTGTTTTTAGTCTGTCCTTCTGGGTTTGATGACTTTGGTCAGGGTGCTGGACGCAGAATACCATTGCCAATTATTAATTCGCCGCTAGTGGATAATTTAATTTATACTCTAGGCGCTGAAAATGAATTTGCTGTGAGAAATTTTCTGCAAAGCTTTCTGTTTGCGAAAGCCGAACGGGTTTCTCAAGAAATCGTCGATGCTTATTTAATTTCTGCACAACAGCCTAATGCTAAGTTTTCGGCTTTGGCGTTTTTGCGGGGAGACTTGTATTTTGATTTAAGTTTGTACATTCAGCAACTGCAAACTCCTACGGTGATGTTTTGGGGCGAGAAGGCACAATTTACCAGCATCAAGTTAGGGCGACGTTTAGCCAATCTGAATATAGGCGCAATTCGCGATTTTTATGCGATCGCACATACCGGAATATTACCCCATCTCGAAACCCCAGAAGTGATCATTGGTCTCTTACAACCCTATTTGACAGCTTGTTTCTCATAAAAAATGGCAGAATATTACATTCTATGAATAAATTGTTGAAAATTGCCTATCTTGATAATTGCTACAAAAATAGTCTAGAATTAAGAAAGATTAATTAAATTATCAGCATTGTCAAGGCGTTGCTGAAAGAGAGAGCGCTAAAGCGCAACTACGAACTGGTAACATCAATCCCTTAAGATTGTTGACATTTCGTGTTTGCTGGCTATAAAGCTTTATATTTAATAAAGATATATTGTTAACATTAGTAAAAAACCTGAAAAGATTGGGGGAAAATAAGTGCTATGAGTCGTGTAGGCGTTTTATTACTCAATCTCGGTGGCCCCGATAAGCTAGAGGATGTCGGGCCTTTTTTGTATAACCTATTTTCCGACCCAGAAATCATTCGCCTACCGTTTCGCTGGCTGCAAAAACCTCTAGCTTGGTTTATTGCTACACGGCGAACTACAACATCTCAAGCGAATTATAAGCAAATTGGCGGCGGTTCTCCACTACGGCGAATCACTGAGGAACAAGGACAAGCCCTGAAACAACATTTGGGTGATTTGGGTCAAGAAGTGGATATCTACGTAGGAATGCGTTATTGGCATCCTTACACAGAAGAAGCGATCGCACAAATTGCTGCTGATAATATTGAACACCTGGTAATTTTACCACTGTACCCACAGTTTTCCATTAGTACCAGTGGTTCTAGTTTTCGGCTGTTAGATAAACTTTGGCGAGAAAAGCCAGAACTTCAGCCCATTGACTATACTGTGATTCCCTCTTGGTACAAAGAACCAAGCTATCTGCAAGCTATGGCGGAACTCATAGCCCAAGAACTCGACCAATGTCCCAACCCCGATGAAGCTCATATATTTTTCAGCGCTCACGGCGTTCCTAAAAGCTACGTTGAAGAAGCCGGAGACCCCTATGAGCAAGAAATTGAAGAATGTACTGCATTAATTATGCAGACTCTCAATCGACCCAATCTTTACACCCTAGCTTATCAAAGTCGTGTCGGACCCGTAGAATGGCTACAGCCTTATACTGAAGATGCGCTGCAACAACTCGGCGCACAAGGTGTAAAAGATTTAGTTGTTGTACCTATCAGTTTTGTCTCCGAACACATCGAGACTTTACAAGAAATTGATATTGAATATCGAGAAATAGCCGAAGAGTCAGGAATTGAAAACTTCCGTCGCGCTGCTGCTCCCAATACTCACCCAGTATTTATTAAAGCATTGGCAGACCTAGTAATTGATGCCCTAAATAAACCCAGTTTCAAGCTTTCCCAAGCTGCACAAATGAAAAAAAGGGTGAAAATGTACCCCCAAGAGAACTGGGAATGGGGGATGACTACTAGCGCTGAAGTTTGGAATGGTCGCATTGCGATGCTGGGCTTTATTGCTTTAGTAATTGAGATAGTTACTGGTCATGGTTTTCTGCACATGATTGGCCTTTTGCAGTAAATTTAAAATCCAATAGCAATTATCAAATTGGTGGGGACGCGAGACTTTGCGCCCCTATTTTATTGATCTGAATTAGGTATCCAAGGGCGAGCATCTTTGCCCTCCCCACAAGATTTATATTAAATATCCCATTAGTGAGACGCAATCTATTTTTAACCTTTTTGACACTCCCCACGGCTAGAAGCCGGGGGATTCTTGCGTCACAGGGATTCCAACGAATTTACCCTCAGCAAGCATCTTTACCGTCTGCCCGACGGCTGCAAGTCCTCTAATCAGAACTACTTGAGCGGCTGCAACATCTCTATCAGTTGTATAGCCACAATGTTCACAAACATGAACACGCTGTGACAACTCTTTTTTACCCGTTTCTATTCTACAATTAGGGCAAATCTGAGAAGTCTTTCGGCTATCTACTTTCTGGAAAAATACACCACGCTTAAAACAACACTGCTCCAGAATTTCAAAGAATTGTCCCCATCCAGCATCTAGACAATGCTTGCCAAGTATTCCCCTGGACAATCCCACTAAATTCAAATCTTCTACAAAGATAGTTTGAGCAGTATCACAAAGTTGATGTGCTATTTTCCAATGAAAGTCCTTTCTAGTATTAGCAATATGTTCATGCAATTTTGCCACTTTCTTTTGAGCTTTGTGCCAATTATTTGACCCTTTAACTTTACGACTAACTCTTTGTTGCAGCAATTTAAGCTGGCGTTGGAGGTCTACAAAGAATTTAGGGCGTTGAACACAAAGTCCACCAGAAGTAGCAACAAAACTGATTAATCCCACATCGACACCAATTGCTTCTCCCACTGGTTGATGTTGAGGAACAGACACATTCCATTGCAATGTTAACATTGCATACCATCCAGATACCCGTTTGACAATTCTCACTTGTTTAACTGTTGCATCTGTGGGAATCTCACGGGATTTTCTCAACCTTACCCATCCAATTCCAGGGAGTTTAACAGCATTGTTTTTTAAGGGTTCTTTTCCTAGTTGCGGAAATACAAAAGAACGGAACTGCCCAGCTTTCTTAAAACGAGGGAATCCAAAATTGCGCTCCCATAAGGAAGTGAAAGCATTTTCCAGTCTTTTGAGTGTTTGTTGCAATACCTGAGAATGGACACTTTTTAATTCTGGATATTGTTCCTTTGCTGCAGTTAATGATTTACACTGAATTGAGTAGGTAGGGCGTGGTGTATCTGCGGGGATAATGTATTCAGAATGCAATGAACAAGCGTTAATTTGACAGGAGCGGGATTTATACCAATGCTTGCGTTCTGCTAAGGCATAGTTATAGACTTTGCGGTTAATTTCTAACCAGCCTTGAAAGATTTTTATTTGCTGCTTAGTTGGTTTTAGTCGAAACTCATAAGTCAAAGAAAACACTTATTCATCACCTCCTAAAAGAATTATACGTTATATTTAACTAAGGTCAATACGAAAGATAAACTTTCTGTGGCTAAAGCCATACAAAGGTTGCACAGTGGCTAAAGCCACAAATCGCCTACATCCCCATGTCTAAAGCCAGGGGCTTTGGCTCGTTTTTCGGTAATCATCTGGGCTTGGCGCGAGAAATTCCCTATGGTTTAGCACGAGTTCAAGTATTTTAATTTTAGTCAAAAGGGGAGATCAGGAAGAAAAATTTTGGTACAAGCCCAACGTCTTCTCCCCTGCTCCCTGCTCCCCTGCCTCTTCTCCCTGCCTAAATCCCTAATCGTTGGTAAACTTGATCTAAATGACGCAGATGTTGCTGCGGATCAAAACAGGCTTCAATTTCTGCTGGTGACAGATTTTGAGTCACACGCGGGTTTTGAGTAATTAAGGCGTGGAAGTCTCCTTCTGGCTTGTTCCAAGCAGTATGAGCGCTTTCTTGAACAATGGCGTAAGCTTCTTCTCGGTTCATTCCCTTGTCTATTAAAGCCAGGAGAACTTTTTGGCTAAACACTACACCGCCATAACAGTTGAGGTTCCGCGCCATGTTTTCGGGGTAGACCAGCAAGTTTTTCACTAATCCGGTAATTTCTACAAGCATAAAGTGAGTCAAAATGCAAGCATCTGGCAAAATTACCCGTTCTACAGAACTGTGGGAAATATCCCGTTCATGCCATAAAGCCACGTTTTCCAGGGCTGCACCGGCATGACTTCTTACCAACCTAGCCATTCCCGTCAACCGTTCTGAACGGATGGGGTTGCGCTTGTGAGGCATGGCTGACGAGCCTTTTTGACCTTTGGCGAAAAATTCTTCTACTTCTAAAACGTCTGTTCTTTGGAGATTCCGAATTTCTACAGCAAAGCGTTCAATGGATGCGGCAACTAAGGCTAATTGTTGCACATAGTCGGCATGGCGATCGCGCGAAATAACTTGAGTTGAGGCCGTATCAGGTTTGAGTCCTAGTTTTTCACAAGCGATCGCTTCCACTCGTGGTTCAATATTGGCATAGGTTCCCACAGCACCGGAAATTTTCCCCACGGCGATGGTTTCCCGGAGAACTTTCAGCCTTTCTTGATGGCGCAACACCTCAGCTAACCATCCAGCTAACTTAAATCCAAAAGTCATCGGTTCAGCGTGAATACCGTGTGAACGGCCAGTCATGACTGTATAACGATGTTCTCGCGCCTTGAGGCGAATTACCTGAATCAACTCTTCCAGATGTTGGGATATGAGATCCAGACTAGCAACTAATTGTAGTCCTAAAGCGGTATCTAGTACATCCGAGCTAGTTAAACCTAGATGAATATAACGCCCAGCATCACCCACATATTCATTGACATTAGTTAAAAAGGCAATGACATCATGACGGACTTCAGCTTCAATTTCCAAGACTCGCTTCGGGTCAAAATTCGCCTTAGCTTTAATTTCTTCAACTGCCTGAGAAGGAATATAACCCAGTTCAGCTTGGGCTTCACAAACTGCAATTTCCACCTGAAGCCAGGTTTTTAATTTGTAAGTTTCAGTCCACAGGTTGCCCATTTCGGGCAGAGTATAACGCTCAATCAACGTTCGCGGCAGAATACAACTGTCATATTTTACCGTTTAATTAACCCATCCATAACTATCAGTTAGGCAATAAATTCAATAGCGGCGATTTCTGCGACGGCGTTTTAAGCGCTTGGGATGCCTAAAGTAGTGGAGAACACGATTAATTAAGCGAGAGGATTGCTTTTTTCTTTGAGTATTTTGCGGATGATTATTTATTACCCTTCCCTCGACAGCAGTTTTAGCCGTGCGTGGGATAGCATTTGCAGTTGGAGTGATGTCAGTACCGTATCTCCTGGAATAAACCTGGGTAAACTCTGCGCCAAAAAACAGAATTTGGGCAGCATAGTAAACCCAAGCGATGATTACCACCAGTGAACCAGCCGCACCATAAGCTGAACCCAAAGTACTCCTACCGATATACTGTCCTAATAAAAACTTACCGATGGAAAATAAGAGAGAGGTAAGCAATGCACCAATTAAAACATCACTCCAAGTAATTCTGACATCTGGTAAAACTTTAAAAATTAGTGCAAAAATAACTGTAGTAATGGCGAAAGAAAGAATAAAATTGAGCATCTGCCAGATGGAATCAATTTCTGGTAAGGCGTTGCTAAAATAAGTTATCAGTGCTGATAATCCGGCACTAATGACTAAGGAAACGAGAAGTAAAAAGCCAATGCCTAAAATCATCGTGAATGATAAAAAGCGTTGGCGAATGATGGTCATGATGCCACGTCCCGGTCTGGCTTTGACATCCCAAATGGTGTTGAGGGAGTCTTGTAACTCCGCAAATACACCAGTAGCACCTATAAGTAAAATTACAACACTCAGAATAGAGGCGATCGCACCGGCTTGTGGTCTGCTAGCATTTTTAATAGCTATTTCCAGGAATTGTGCGCCATCTCTGCCGACTAAATCCTCAATTTGGCGAACAATTTCACCCCTGGCGGCTTCTTCTCCAAATGCTGCGCCTGCGATCGCAATTACAATAATTAGCAATGGTGCAATAGAAAATATCGTGTAATAAGCTAATGCTGCGGCTAACCGTGAGGCTTTATCTTCACTCCATTGTTTCAATGTTTCTGGAAATAGCGTCCAAACCGCCTGTAACTTCATGAAATCAGTCTCCTTATACTAGGAAGTTGCTACCCTCCTGCTATATTTGATACTGGTTTATGAGTTGGCTACATCTTCCTCAAGGTGTTTTTGCCCTATTCGTGAGACAGAATTTATATCTCTGGGAAAGAATGTAGAACTGAAAGCCGCTACGGGTCATACCTGTGTAGTAGCTTACAGCCTGCGGCGAGGGAAGCGATCGCAATAGTAGAATGAAAGAATCCCCAGAGGTGTAAGCCTTCGACAAATGCTAAGATACCGAAATTTCAGGAGGTTAACTATGAAAACAAAGGTTATCTATGCTTAATCAGTTCACCGAATTATGCACATTATTTCTCGTAAAGTATTGCGTCAATTTTGGCAAGAGTATCCTGACAGTCAAACTGCGCTGATTCGTTGGTTTAAGCTGATGCAATCGGCAAACTTTCAAAGTTTTGAAGAATTACGCTCTGTTTTTCCTAGTGCTGATATTGTCGGTGATTTAATCGTGTTTAATATTGGTGGTAACAAATACAGATTAATTACTTCAATCCACTTTAATCGTCAGAAAGTTTATATTCGTTATATGTTAACCCATTCAGAATACGACAAAGACACATGGAAAAGTTAATCACACTTCCCCCAGATATTAATACTCATTGGAGTGCGATCGCACCACTGCTGACAATTCGCAATGAGGACGAATATGAGCAAGCAATTCAGCGATTAAATAATTTAATTGATGAAATTGGCACAAATGAACAGCATCCTCTTTATAATTTGCTTGATACGTTAGGGACGCTGATTGAGGCTTATGAGAGAGAGTATTATTCTATCCCTAATTGTAGCGGTGGCGATATATTGGCTTATTTAATGGAGGAACATAAATTATGTTTATCAGATTTACCTGAGATTGGTACATCAGAAACAATAGAGGCTATTTTAAACAAACATCAAGCACTAACTCTGAGTCAAATTCAGCAGTTAGTACAACGTTTTAAAGTTCAACCTCAAGTATTTTTAGATTAATCTCGTAGGCAGGTGTACAGCCTGTGGAGAGGGAAGCGATCGCAATAGTAGAATGAAAGAATCCCAGAGGTGTAAGAGGTTGTTTGAAAAGTCTAATTTATTACAGCCCTAGCGACTGGAAGTCGCGGCTATACAAACGAAACCCGCCTGCGCGGGTTAAAAATCCTATTTTTTCATTAATCCAGGTGGCTGGACTTCTCTACGGAAAGCCGCTACGCGTCATGCATGTGTAGTTATTACAAGAAGCGGACAGACTGTATTAAACAAACCTATAACCGATTTCTCACCTGCAAAATGAAAGGTTCAACAGCATCCCTCTTTTATTCCAGTTTGTCTCATTTGGGGGAGTGATCGCAATACCTTTAAATATCAGAGGTTGCTGTTAAGATATACCTAATAGTCTGCGGGTTTGAGGTCCAACAACACCATCTTGACTTAAACCTTTTTCTTCCTGAAACTTCTCCACAGCAGATTCTGTATCGTTATCATAAATACCATTAATTTGATTTGCGCTAAGAAAACCAGCATTAACTAGTGCTTGCTGAACTTTGCGAACATCTTCACCTTGCAAAAAATTAGGGGCAGTGATTTTTAGAAGCCTAGCCATAGCAAAACCTTCGGCTGGAGACATATCCATTCGTGCTGCTGTTTGGGGACCGAATCTACCATCTACTGTTGATCGCTCTAAACCATCAGTAGCAATCCCTCCAAAGGTTTAGGTTTTGAGCCAATTAAACCGCAAAATTGTTTTAAATTGTTAAAATTCGCTATTTAAATAATATAGTATTAATAAGCACGTCAAGCAATCGCTATACTCTTGTAAATCTTCATCTGATGTCCATATACTCTCACTAACGCCACTTTACTAACATTCAGTGAAATCAAACCACTTAGAGTATGAGGCTGACTCTAAGCTGACTAATTCTCTTGTTTGCTTGGGGTTGTGTAAATCAAATACAACGTTTTCTTCATGCCTAAAAAACAACGCAAACGTGGTGCAATCCTTACGCCCAAAGGATTGCATAAACTTCAGTATGCAAGACAACAAGCAGAATTTAATGAAAACAAAAATAAGCGATTTACACTTGATTATCTGAGTTATCACATAGGTTTAGACACTCATACCCTGTGTAAAATTTTTAGGCGTAAAAGCAAGGTTGATACGCAGTCTCTGACTCGATGCTTTCAGGCCTTCAACCTGTTATTAGAGCCGGATGATTATGAGATACCCACGACTCCACTGCTCATAACTAGCTCACAGTCACAGCAGCCAGAGGCCTACAAAGATAAGACTTTAGACAGACAGGAGAGCGAAGAACTTGGGCTAAAATTTGACCTAGATGTAAATGAGGTTAGGTTGACGATGACTGCACCTACAGAAATTCGCCAAAGAGCGATCGCACTACTGCAACAATTACCAGGAGAGTCTTTATTAAAAGCACTAGAATTTTTAGAATCCCTTGCTTATGAGTCTTTACCTCTATCCGAAACCCCAGAAACTGCCAATAGCGAAGCAGCTTTATTACAAATTATTCAAAGTCGGTTATCTCTGGAAGAACAAAATAGATTCTCTTATCTGCGTCAGCAAAAAGAGAATGGAGAAATTACCGAAGCTGAGAATCAAGAACTACTGACATACATTAATCGTGTTAAACAACAAGATACTGACGCGTAGAAACATTGATTCAGTTAGGTGAAATTCGCTAAATTGATTTAAAAGTGCTGATGAATGAGTTTTTACGATAAATCACTTAAACACTGTCCTATATTATTGCATCCTATCGATTGTGCGGTATTGAATCGCTTCAGCTATATGATTGGCTTTTAATTCATCTTCTCCTGCTAAATCTGCGATAGTCCTGGCTACTTTGAGAATGCGATCGCTCGCCCTTGCAGATAAGCCTAATTTTCTAATTGCTGCTTCTAATAAACTGCGGCTAGCATCATCTAACTTGCACCATTTCTGAAGATGATGGCTTTGCATTTGAGCATTGCAACGCAGATTTGGTTCTCCTTGAAAACGTTTAACAGCGCGATCGCGTGCCTTTGTAACTCTCTCCAAAACTGAAGTTGAACCTTCTCCCGTGGGTTGTTGGGTAATTTCCTCTGGCTTTAAACGATTCACTGCAACTTGTAAATCAATCCGATCCATCAAAGGTCCCGAAAGCTTTGCCCAATAATTCTCCCGTTGTCTGGGTGAACAGGTACACTGTTGAATAGTATCGCCATAGTAACCGCAAGGACAGGGATTTGTACTGGCGACTAAAGTAAATTGCGCCGGAAACATCACCGATTGTCTAGTACGAGAAATGGTAACATAACCATCTTCTAAAGGTTGGCGAAGAAATTCTAATACATCTCTTTTAAACTCAGTTAACTCATCGAGAAAAAGAATACCTTGATGTGATAAAGATATCTCCCCAGGACGGGGAAAGCTACCACCACCAACTAGAGAAGGTCCCGATGCTGAATGGTGAGGACTGCGAAAAGGTCTTTCTCGTACTAATGAACCGCGATTTTTCAACAACCCAGCCACCGAGTGAATCCGAGTCACTTCTAAAGATTCCGCAAACTCCAAAGGTGGTAAAATACCCGGTAAACGTCTTGCTAACATCGTTTTCCCACTTCCTGGAGGTCCAACAAATATTAAATTATGACCACCAGCTGCTGCAATTTCCAAAGCCCGACGAGCATGAGCCTGACCTTTGACATCTTGTAAATCTGCTAAAATTGAAGATGTGGCAATTAAAGTTTCTGGCTTTTCATTTAATTTTACAGGTTTGAATTTGCCCGGATTATTTAGTAAATCAACTACATCAGAAATATGATGACAACCATAAACATTTAATCCTTGGACAACGGCAGCTTCTTGAGCATTGTCAACAGGAACAACTAAACCAGAAATTCCCATTTTCTCAGCAGTTGCAGCAATAGGTAAAACACCAGCAACCGGACGCAAAGTACCATCTAAAGAAACTTCACCTAAAAATAAAAAATCCCCTAATAAATCAGGGTTTACTTGTTCAGAAGCTGCTAAAATTCCCACACTAATAGGTAAATCAAAAGCAGGTCCTTCTTTCCTTAAATCTGCGGGAGTGAGGTTAATTACAATCTTTCTCATGGGAAAAGCAAAACCCGCATTTTTCAAAGTGGCTTTTACCCGTTCTTTTGATTCTTGAATCGCCGAATCTGGTAAACCTAAAATTACAATTCCCGGTAAACCACCAGAAACATCCACTTCCACACCCACCTTCACCGCGTCGATACCAACAATAGATGCACTCCAGACTCTAGCCAGCATTGTTCATATATGAATAAACCCTAATTATATCAAACCAGATTTTCA
The window above is part of the Nodularia spumigena CCY9414 genome. Proteins encoded here:
- a CDS encoding putative quinol monooxygenase; amino-acid sequence: MSTQDKCCTIVPYFKVHSGKLDLFKDLCQQFVTKANEEPKCLYYGFSFDKDQVHCREGYEDAEGVLTHLDHVGSLLEEALKIADLTRLEIHGPEKELVKLREPLAKLNPQFFTLEYGFRR
- a CDS encoding HugZ family protein, which translates into the protein MSKIEQAQAEYETFPQTVESVIISTVNQAGIPNTGYTPFVMDDAKNIYIYVSGLAIHTQNIHINPRVSVLFIEDESKCYQIFARRRLSFDCTATLIERETETWNQIVAQFKARFGELIEVFRGLPDFRIFRLTPSAGRFVIGFGTAYEISGEQLDKLVHITGK
- a CDS encoding alpha/beta fold hydrolase; its protein translation is MLQFQPPGFGHKVIHTSLGAMVYYTQTTTPWLNAETEDLPPLLFLHNFGGGASAFEWSKVYPAFAATHRILAPDLIGWGESAHPVRDYQIRDYLHTIQEFITQTCRQPVTVVASSLTAAFAIRLAINHPDLFHSLFLVCPSGFDDFGQGAGRRIPLPIINSPLVDNLIYTLGAENEFAVRNFLQSFLFAKAERVSQEIVDAYLISAQQPNAKFSALAFLRGDLYFDLSLYIQQLQTPTVMFWGEKAQFTSIKLGRRLANLNIGAIRDFYAIAHTGILPHLETPEVIIGLLQPYLTACFS
- the hemH gene encoding ferrochelatase, with protein sequence MSRVGVLLLNLGGPDKLEDVGPFLYNLFSDPEIIRLPFRWLQKPLAWFIATRRTTTSQANYKQIGGGSPLRRITEEQGQALKQHLGDLGQEVDIYVGMRYWHPYTEEAIAQIAADNIEHLVILPLYPQFSISTSGSSFRLLDKLWREKPELQPIDYTVIPSWYKEPSYLQAMAELIAQELDQCPNPDEAHIFFSAHGVPKSYVEEAGDPYEQEIEECTALIMQTLNRPNLYTLAYQSRVGPVEWLQPYTEDALQQLGAQGVKDLVVVPISFVSEHIETLQEIDIEYREIAEESGIENFRRAAAPNTHPVFIKALADLVIDALNKPSFKLSQAAQMKKRVKMYPQENWEWGMTTSAEVWNGRIAMLGFIALVIEIVTGHGFLHMIGLLQ
- a CDS encoding RNA-guided endonuclease InsQ/TnpB family protein, with protein sequence MFSLTYEFRLKPTKQQIKIFQGWLEINRKVYNYALAERKHWYKSRSCQINACSLHSEYIIPADTPRPTYSIQCKSLTAAKEQYPELKSVHSQVLQQTLKRLENAFTSLWERNFGFPRFKKAGQFRSFVFPQLGKEPLKNNAVKLPGIGWVRLRKSREIPTDATVKQVRIVKRVSGWYAMLTLQWNVSVPQHQPVGEAIGVDVGLISFVATSGGLCVQRPKFFVDLQRQLKLLQQRVSRKVKGSNNWHKAQKKVAKLHEHIANTRKDFHWKIAHQLCDTAQTIFVEDLNLVGLSRGILGKHCLDAGWGQFFEILEQCCFKRGVFFQKVDSRKTSQICPNCRIETGKKELSQRVHVCEHCGYTTDRDVAAAQVVLIRGLAAVGQTVKMLAEGKFVGIPVTQESPGF
- the purB gene encoding adenylosuccinate lyase, with the protein product MIERYTLPEMGNLWTETYKLKTWLQVEIAVCEAQAELGYIPSQAVEEIKAKANFDPKRVLEIEAEVRHDVIAFLTNVNEYVGDAGRYIHLGLTSSDVLDTALGLQLVASLDLISQHLEELIQVIRLKAREHRYTVMTGRSHGIHAEPMTFGFKLAGWLAEVLRHQERLKVLRETIAVGKISGAVGTYANIEPRVEAIACEKLGLKPDTASTQVISRDRHADYVQQLALVAASIERFAVEIRNLQRTDVLEVEEFFAKGQKGSSAMPHKRNPIRSERLTGMARLVRSHAGAALENVALWHERDISHSSVERVILPDACILTHFMLVEITGLVKNLLVYPENMARNLNCYGGVVFSQKVLLALIDKGMNREEAYAIVQESAHTAWNKPEGDFHALITQNPRVTQNLSPAEIEACFDPQQHLRHLDQVYQRLGI
- a CDS encoding YihY/virulence factor BrkB family protein; amino-acid sequence: MKLQAVWTLFPETLKQWSEDKASRLAAALAYYTIFSIAPLLIIVIAIAGAAFGEEAARGEIVRQIEDLVGRDGAQFLEIAIKNASRPQAGAIASILSVVILLIGATGVFAELQDSLNTIWDVKARPGRGIMTIIRQRFLSFTMILGIGFLLLVSLVISAGLSALITYFSNALPEIDSIWQMLNFILSFAITTVIFALIFKVLPDVRITWSDVLIGALLTSLLFSIGKFLLGQYIGRSTLGSAYGAAGSLVVIIAWVYYAAQILFFGAEFTQVYSRRYGTDITPTANAIPRTAKTAVEGRVINNHPQNTQRKKQSSRLINRVLHYFRHPKRLKRRRRNRRY
- a CDS encoding type II toxin-antitoxin system HigB family toxin, which codes for MHIISRKVLRQFWQEYPDSQTALIRWFKLMQSANFQSFEELRSVFPSADIVGDLIVFNIGGNKYRLITSIHFNRQKVYIRYMLTHSEYDKDTWKS
- a CDS encoding helix-turn-helix domain-containing protein, which encodes MEKLITLPPDINTHWSAIAPLLTIRNEDEYEQAIQRLNNLIDEIGTNEQHPLYNLLDTLGTLIEAYEREYYSIPNCSGGDILAYLMEEHKLCLSDLPEIGTSETIEAILNKHQALTLSQIQQLVQRFKVQPQVFLD
- a CDS encoding peptidoglycan-binding domain-containing protein, translating into MSPAEGFAMARLLKITAPNFLQGEDVRKVQQALVNAGFLSANQINGIYDNDTESAVEKFQEEKGLSQDGVVGPQTRRLLGIS
- a CDS encoding YifB family Mg chelatase-like AAA ATPase, giving the protein MLARVWSASIVGIDAVKVGVEVDVSGGLPGIVILGLPDSAIQESKERVKATLKNAGFAFPMRKIVINLTPADLRKEGPAFDLPISVGILAASEQVNPDLLGDFLFLGEVSLDGTLRPVAGVLPIAATAEKMGISGLVVPVDNAQEAAVVQGLNVYGCHHISDVVDLLNNPGKFKPVKLNEKPETLIATSSILADLQDVKGQAHARRALEIAAAGGHNLIFVGPPGSGKTMLARRLPGILPPLEFAESLEVTRIHSVAGLLKNRGSLVRERPFRSPHHSASGPSLVGGGSFPRPGEISLSHQGILFLDELTEFKRDVLEFLRQPLEDGYVTISRTRQSVMFPAQFTLVASTNPCPCGYYGDTIQQCTCSPRQRENYWAKLSGPLMDRIDLQVAVNRLKPEEITQQPTGEGSTSVLERVTKARDRAVKRFQGEPNLRCNAQMQSHHLQKWCKLDDASRSLLEAAIRKLGLSARASDRILKVARTIADLAGEDELKANHIAEAIQYRTIDRMQ